In Microcaecilia unicolor chromosome 1, aMicUni1.1, whole genome shotgun sequence, the following are encoded in one genomic region:
- the GDPGP1 gene encoding GDP-D-glucose phosphorylase 1, translating to MAEPLDARQELRNTSDCSPQTSNGKTQGKAIDKVNYADLLKGSWVEEFVYSEEEFILPGHEWQGSKLDGREKSPLSRFDLALWSNWKEKMRKGLFRYPLEKLQTRILPGSVQFVAQLNIQRGIERRKPQDIQSVQQRFDPHQFNFNKIKPEEILFQMSKMSIRKGSGSNADHEIQGCELKKNYCQSQEFPSPNQTELQTMEDRGWKPGSTLLVINVSPLEFGHILFIPDPALCLPQILTPNLIQLGIESVLLSVHRGFRVGFNSLGGFASVNHLHLHGFYLDQELLIESAHSEPLCPDINFHLLSGFPAQGFLFYSDGRDLETVARNICKVTDYLVTKDIAHNLFVTRGTLSGDTTDPKSSARIRILIWARKSCFGAKEESAFNVALCELSGHLPIKTVEDFHSITEASAITIIQKYLLPDAEFSQLTSQLIALFNSLI from the coding sequence ATGGCAGAACCACTTGATGCTAGACAAGAACTGAGAAATACTTCTGATTGTTCACCTCAAACTTCAAACGGTAAAACCCAAGGAAAGGCTATAGACAAAGTAAACTATGCAGACCTTTTGAAAGGATCTTGGGTGGAAGAATTTGTTTATTCTGAAGAAGAGTTTATTCTGCCAGGGCATGAGTGGCAGGGAAGTAaattggatgggagagaaaaaAGTCCCCTTTCCAGGTTTGATTTGGCTCTCTGGTCtaactggaaagagaagatgaggaaggggTTGTTCCGCTATCCCCTGGAGAAGTTACAGACCCGCATTCTGCCTGGCTCTGTTCAATTTGTAGCCCAACTTAACATCCAAAGAGGGATAGAGAGGAGGAAGCCACAGGACATTCAGAGTGTCCAGCAGAGATTTGATCCTCATCAGTTTAACTTCAATAAAATCAAACCAGAGGAAATTTTGTTCCAAATGAGTAAGATGTCAATAAGAAAAGGCTCAGGTTCTAATGCAGATCATGAAATCCAAGGTTGTGAGTTAAAGAAAAACTATTGCCAAAGCCAGGAGTTTCCATCCCCAAATCAGACAGAGTTGCAGACCATGGAGGACAGGGGCTGGAAGCCGGGCAGTACCTTATTGGTGATCAATGTGAGCCCCCTCGAGTttgggcatattttatttatccCAGACCCAGCCCTTTGCCTCCCTCAAATTTTAACCCCAAATCTCATCCAGCTGGGGATTGAATCAGTTCTCCTCAGTGTTCACAGAGGCTTTCGGGTTGGATTTAACAGCCTAGGAGGCTTTGCATCTGTTAATCATCTGCATCTCCATGGGTTTTACCTGGACCAGGAACTTCTGATTGAATCAGCCCACAGTGAACCTTTGTGCCCTGACATAAACTTCCACCTCCTCTCAGGTTTCCCAGCTCAGGGCTTCCTGTTTTATTCAGATGGGAGGGATCTCGAAACAGTGGCCAGGAACATATGCAAAGTAACGGACTATCTTGTGACAAAAGATATTGCACACAACTTGTTTGTGACTAGGGGCACTTTGTCTGGTGATACGACTGACCCCAAATCTAGTGCCAGAATTCGGATCCTCATCTGGGCTAGGAAGTCCTGCTTTGGTGCTAAAGAAGAATCGGCCTTTAATGTGGCACTATGTGAACTGTCAGGACATTTACCCATCAAAACTGTGGAGGATTTTCACAGCATTACTGAAGCATCTGCCATCACAATTATTCAGAAATACCTCCTACCAGATGCAGAGTTTTCTCAGCTCACCTCCCAGCTGATAGCACTTTTTAACAGCCTAATTTAA